The Balearica regulorum gibbericeps isolate bBalReg1 chromosome 23, bBalReg1.pri, whole genome shotgun sequence sequence CAGGGAGAGGCTCAAAAGGCGGAGAGGCCAGGCACTCGAGGTTGCAAGCATTTAGATCCCCCCTGCATGCACGCTACCTGTCTGTCCTTAGCAGGTGACATCgggcaacaaaaataaaacacccaAGATGATACCCTGGAATGAGAAGCAGCCGAGAGTGCTCACCACTCAGCTCTGGGGGAGGATAGAGGTGGTACGTGCTGTAAATGTCATTGTGCATCTGCAGCTCCAGCTTCGTGTGCTTCTTCAGCAGGTCCAATACCTTCTCTTCCTGGAAAGGAGTCTTTTCCAGGATGACTACGGCATCTGTCCCCTCTCCGGAGGGGCTGGTTACCTGCGAGAAGAACGGATAAAGCTGTCAGCAAAGTCAGACCCAGTGCTGGCTGGAGAGTTTGAGGCCAGGGACAACAGACAACAACTTGCAGCCCCTCGATTCTCATGCACAAACTCCCTCCTAGTCCACCCGGCAGCACCCATCCAAAAATAAAAGGCGCATGCCCTGAAGCACGGCAGCAATCTGCTCCCCATCAGGGAACACAGGTGGTTTCTGGGGGGAGCATGGGATGTGGACAACCTCTCAGCCCATCTGCACCTCCCCGGATGCTCCCAGCACCTACAGCTGCATTCCTGCTGACCTACATCATTGATTTTATCTCAGATATTCACAAGTCGGGGCAGCTGACCGGGCGGTCAGAGGGTCAGAAAGAGGGCAGAGGCAGGTCTAGGGGAACAGACTGAGGCCGTTTTGGGGCAGGAAGCACTGCTGTCCCGCTCCGAGGTCCCACAACCCAGATACAGATGTGGCCTGAGCGTGCTGGTTGCGGGAGGCATGGGATGCAGAGCACGCTCCCAAGTCGCTCCCGTTCACACAGGACCCAGGCGAGGCCTCCCTGAGCTCCGCTTTGGAGAGCAAAGGGATTCACATGGGGCTCCCAACCCAGCCACGCTCACGCAGTAGAGCGGGCAGGTCTGTCCCCAGTTCACTGACCATCAACCCATTGCCCTGAGACCAAAGCAGCAGCCTAGAACTTCTCCATCCTCATCGTCTGATCGGAGGCAAACCTccaggagcagagccagctgcaCCGCTCCCACAGCCAGCCTCTCCAGCCATAAAACTTAGACAGTTACTACAAATTTCCCTTTTATAGCGCCTGATTGACACACCTATCCTATTTACAGCCCTAGAGTTAGCATATTCCTTGCAATCTAATGCCGTTTCACCGACCAAGCACGAAAAACCTGCTCGCTGGGCCAAAAGCAACAGCTAtgctaataagaaaaaaataacccgAGGCTGGAAATAAGGTTTCCAGCACGCTGCCGCCGAGAGcggctgcctcctgcccctgTCCTTGGCCAGCACCGGGCTGGAAGAACGAGTCTGGGGCCACGCTTTGTTGAGTAAAGAAAggctgggccgggccgcggcCCTGCGGAGGGGAAGGGGCCGGGGGTTTGAccgggggggtccccgctgCCTCCGGCCATGCTGATCCCGGCCGCGCCATGTGGGGGGCGTGGCCTGACACCGGGGGCGTGGCCTGCCGGGGGGGCGTGGCCTGCCCTCAGCGGGGAAAATGGCGGCGGATCGGCCCAGGCGTgaacgccccccccccccccccggtacctGCCCGTGCAGGAACACGGCCTTATCCCGCGCCGACTCCCGCAGCACACGCTGCAGGCGCAGCTCCGCCAGCGGGAAGGGGGCGACGACGGCGGCGGCCCCGTCGTGGGGGGCGGCCTCGGCCGCCTCCTCCTCATCGCGCTTCCTCTTCGGCCGCGGGCCCTCCGCCATCGcgccaccccccccctccccccactgCGCCTGCGCGAGTCCGGCGAGCGCGCTCGCGGAGCGACCGAGGAAGAGAGCGGCGCCGCGCTGGGagggcgccccctggcggctCGGCGGTGCGACGGGGCTCGGGgtcactcccccctcccccgggctCCTTCCAGACCCGCTCACAGAAACCCACaaaccaggttaaaaaaaaaaaaaacccacaaattttacatttctacaCGGGTTTGTTGGgacactgaaaatgcaaagacaCCACCGGCACCTGGcacccctcctcctgccagcagcccgGCACCACGTCAGTTTATGGAGAACTGGGGGGAACCCGTCGTAAGAAGCTTTGAAGACCCCCCGGaccccccagagctgggagctTAGTGTTTGCGCGATGAGCAGCGGGGACCCACGGGAGACGTCCCCCACGGGTGGCCCAGGTCGGATCCGAGCAGCTCGGCTTCACCTCCGAGGTCCACGAGGACACGGCCACATCCAgatctggcagcagcagctccgaAATGCCGGCAGGGACGCGTCCGCCCGCTCCCGGCGCTACTCCGTCCTGCTCATGGAGCTCCGGCACAGCTCCTGGAGgtctgcagaggcagcagacaAGCTCCATTAGCAACCAATTCATCTAAGAAAAACCAGCTATTTCAATCAATTTACAGAATCCAGTCCCTTCCCGCGGTGTCTGCCCCACCGGAGCGACGTTTCACCGGCATCCCACGGCGTACTCACAGCGCACGACGGTGTCTCTGATCTGCCTGAAGCTGTTCTCCTTCAGCGCCATGTAGATGTAGTAAAGGTTTCGCAGCTCCCTGGGATAATCCTTCCGATCCACGTCCTTCAACACCGGGATGGTGCGCCCGTTGGCCATCGGAGCTTCGGCCAACGCCTGGTGCATCTGGTACTTGCACCAAGGATCCCGGAGGAAGCCGGGAGTAATGAGCATCACCCAGCAGTGACTGTTTTGCACGGCGTCACACAGTTCCGTCATCAACGCGCTTCCCGGCATGGCATCCCGTTGCTGGAGGAAGCAACGGAAGCTTTCGGGTTGACTTTCCAGGTAGGACAccagctcctccaccagctccaggtCCACCTCGCTGTGGCAGATGCAGACGTCGTAGCTCTTAGTCCACCGGGCACTGCCCGAAGCGTTGATGTCCAACACCGAAACGGGTGACGGGCGGATGGATCTGGCCAAGCTCGTGCCAGGAGAGGAGTCGGAGCTCTCGGCAGAGGATGAGGAAGGTGAGGATGAAGCAGAACAGATGGTGTTGAGGCTGCTCTCCGATGACCTGGGTTTGGGCTTGTGCAGGAGTCGCCTAAACCAGCCTGCAGAGTCAGAGGCTGAGGTtggggggggctcagcacccccaaaaccaccccagcCATCACTGACACCCGTGGGCACCCCTGCATTTTGgtggggaggagatgctggtgATGGAGGGGACAGAGACAGAGGGTTTATCCCAGACTCACCGGCCATAGCAGGCAGAACGCTGCTCAGCTGCCAATCGCTGGCGTGAAACCTCTCCTGCCAGCAGAAAAAGagggataaaaaaataaattgggagAGGGGGAACTGCTCTGCGGCAGGTCTCAGCCTCAGCAGCGTTTATTCCAGGGACACGCAGCTCCGGGGTGCTCACCTGCAGCCCCAAAAATCACCCCTGGCAGAGTTTTCtgcatccccctccccaaaatttGCTGGGAAGGAGCGTTTTGACCTCAAGCAGCCCGCCTGCCTGCACTTTTACTGCCTGGTACCAGCTCTCTCCACCAGAGATACACACCTGCAGCAAGCAAGGCCGAGAACCGACG is a genomic window containing:
- the TIRAP gene encoding toll/interleukin-1 receptor domain-containing adapter protein isoform X2; translation: MAGWFRRLLHKPKPRSSESSLNTICSASSSPSSSSAESSDSSPGTSLARSIRPSPVSVLDINASGSARWTKSYDVCICHSEVDLELVEELVSYLESQPESFRCFLQQRDAMPGSALMTELCDAVQNSHCWVMLITPGFLRDPWCKYQMHQALAEAPMANGRTIPVLKDVDRKDYPRELRNLYYIYMALKENSFRQIRDTVVRYLQELCRSSMSRTE
- the TIRAP gene encoding toll/interleukin-1 receptor domain-containing adapter protein isoform X1; translation: MAGWFRRLLHKPKPRSSESSLNTICSASSSPSSSSAESSDSSPGTSLARSIRPSPVSVLDINASGSARWTKSYDVCICHSEVDLELVEELVSYLESQPESFRCFLQQRDAMPGSALMTELCDAVQNSHCWVMLITPGFLRDPWCKYQMHQALAEAPMANGRTIPVLKDVDRKDYPRELRNLYYIYMALKENSFRQIRDTVVRYELVANGACLLPLQTSRSCAGAP